From a single Nissabacter sp. SGAir0207 genomic region:
- a CDS encoding TipAS antibiotic-recognition domain-containing protein has product MYDKYFSQAEQAQLPLSRPDEARDIEWRAMVKEAEWLMENHTLPQEPAARQLALRWMLALERDTAGNADFLHRLNQMHQQEPAMREAIGMTPEIEAFITHAFAENRMQIFRRYLNEAEYAFLYENYPKQMAAWLPLVAEMRRAREQGIAPDSPQARPLAQRWLALFCAFAGNDPQTHAKIRHAMESEPELAQGAWLDEPLRQWLRQAVDHLTRHP; this is encoded by the coding sequence ATGTACGACAAATACTTTTCACAGGCTGAGCAGGCGCAACTGCCGCTCTCCCGGCCAGATGAGGCGCGTGACATTGAGTGGCGCGCGATGGTGAAGGAGGCGGAGTGGCTGATGGAGAATCACACCCTGCCGCAGGAACCGGCCGCCCGGCAGCTGGCGTTGCGCTGGATGCTGGCGCTGGAGCGCGACACCGCTGGCAACGCGGATTTCCTGCACCGGTTGAACCAGATGCACCAGCAGGAGCCAGCGATGCGTGAGGCGATCGGCATGACGCCGGAGATTGAGGCGTTCATCACCCACGCCTTTGCCGAAAACCGGATGCAGATCTTCCGCCGCTACCTGAATGAGGCGGAGTACGCCTTCCTGTATGAGAACTACCCGAAGCAGATGGCCGCCTGGCTGCCGCTGGTGGCGGAGATGCGCCGTGCGCGCGAGCAGGGCATCGCGCCCGATTCGCCGCAGGCGCGGCCACTGGCCCAGCGCTGGCTGGCGCTGTTTTGCGCCTTTGCTGGCAACGATCCACAGACCCACGCCAAAATTCGCCACGCGATGGAGAGCGAGCCGGAGCTGGCGCAGGGGGCGTGGCTGGATGAGCCATTGCGCCAGTGGCTACGGCAGGCGGTTGACCATCTCACCCGCCACCCCTGA
- a CDS encoding glycoside hydrolase family 1 protein, translated as MSAFPQDFLWGAATAAYQVEGGFDADGKGPSIWDEFAHRPGTTYQGTNGDVAVDHYHRFREDVALMGELGMKSYRFSLSWPRLLPEGRGEVNEAGVAFYSDLIDELLKHQIEPMITLYHWDLPLALQQEGGWEVRSTADAFVEYARLCYQRFGDRVKLWSTFNETVVFIGHGYITGAHPPAVQDPARALQACHHVFVAHAASVAAFRTSGIDGQIGFVNVLQPHTPRSDAPEDIAACQFADGIYTHWLYDPVLKGEYPAELLAQAQALWGVPRFAPGDADLLRNNRCDFIGLNFYKRETVAANDQPTSFNANHSGQRGSGHQQGKEFGVQGLFKFVRNPQGVYTDWDWEIYPQGLTDGIMMIKARYGDVPIYITENGLGAKDPIIDGEVRDDDRIDYLRQHIAAIAEAIEQGADVRGYYPWSFIDLLSWLNGFQKQYGFVYVDHQRGLARQRKKSFAWYQQVIASNGEQR; from the coding sequence ATGTCTGCATTTCCACAGGATTTTTTATGGGGCGCGGCCACTGCCGCCTACCAGGTTGAGGGCGGCTTTGACGCGGATGGCAAGGGGCCATCGATTTGGGATGAGTTTGCCCACCGCCCCGGCACCACCTATCAGGGCACCAACGGCGATGTGGCGGTAGACCACTACCACCGCTTTCGTGAGGATGTGGCGCTGATGGGCGAGCTGGGGATGAAGAGTTACCGCTTCTCCCTCTCCTGGCCGCGCCTGCTGCCGGAGGGGCGCGGCGAGGTGAATGAGGCGGGCGTGGCCTTCTACAGCGATCTGATCGATGAGCTGCTCAAGCACCAGATTGAGCCGATGATCACCCTCTACCACTGGGATTTGCCGCTGGCGCTGCAACAGGAGGGCGGCTGGGAGGTGCGCTCCACCGCCGATGCCTTTGTCGAGTATGCCCGCCTCTGCTACCAGCGCTTCGGCGACCGCGTGAAGCTGTGGTCCACCTTCAATGAGACGGTGGTGTTCATCGGCCACGGCTACATCACCGGCGCGCACCCACCTGCGGTGCAAGACCCGGCGCGCGCGTTGCAGGCCTGCCACCATGTGTTCGTCGCCCACGCCGCCTCGGTGGCGGCCTTCCGCACCAGCGGCATCGACGGGCAGATTGGCTTCGTCAACGTGCTGCAACCGCACACCCCGCGCAGCGACGCGCCGGAGGATATCGCCGCCTGCCAGTTCGCCGATGGCATCTACACCCACTGGCTCTACGACCCGGTGCTGAAGGGCGAGTACCCGGCGGAGCTGCTGGCACAGGCACAGGCGCTGTGGGGCGTGCCGCGCTTTGCGCCGGGCGATGCCGATCTCTTGCGCAACAACCGTTGCGACTTCATCGGCCTCAACTTCTATAAGCGCGAGACCGTGGCCGCCAACGACCAGCCCACCAGCTTCAACGCCAACCACAGCGGCCAGCGCGGCAGCGGCCACCAGCAGGGCAAGGAGTTTGGCGTGCAGGGGCTGTTCAAGTTTGTGCGCAACCCGCAGGGCGTTTACACCGACTGGGACTGGGAGATCTACCCGCAGGGGCTGACCGACGGCATCATGATGATCAAGGCGCGCTATGGCGATGTGCCGATCTACATCACCGAGAACGGGCTGGGGGCGAAAGACCCGATTATTGATGGCGAGGTGCGTGACGATGACCGCATCGACTACCTGCGCCAGCACATCGCCGCCATCGCCGAGGCGATTGAGCAAGGGGCGGATGTGCGCGGCTACTACCCGTGGTCATTCATCGACCTGCTGAGCTGGCTCAACGGCTTCCAGAAGCAGTATGGCTTTGTCTACGTTGACCACCAGCGCGGGCTGGCACGCCAGCGCAAAAAGAGCTTTGCGTGGTATCAGCAAGTGATCGCCAGCAACGGCGAACAGCGTTAA
- a CDS encoding DUF2569 domain-containing protein, translating into MLQNQPIKRLGGWLLAPLAYLILILLSNTVMLVLYGMALSSETSRAQLLAGSPGMALPWFVSLLTTLGMWLFSAWVLWRFTQRRRVLPKLYIFWLLVGVLLAIKTFAFSPIPDELAVRVLLTPLLAAALLAPYFTRSQRVKQTFIE; encoded by the coding sequence ATGCTGCAAAATCAACCCATCAAACGGCTTGGCGGCTGGTTGCTGGCCCCGCTGGCCTACCTGATCCTGATCCTGCTGAGCAACACCGTGATGCTGGTGCTGTATGGCATGGCGCTCTCCAGTGAAACATCGCGGGCGCAACTGCTGGCTGGCTCGCCCGGTATGGCCCTGCCGTGGTTTGTCTCGCTGCTGACGACTTTGGGCATGTGGCTGTTCAGCGCCTGGGTGCTCTGGCGTTTTACCCAGCGCCGGCGGGTGCTGCCGAAGCTCTATATCTTCTGGCTGCTGGTGGGCGTGTTGCTGGCGATCAAAACCTTCGCCTTTTCGCCGATCCCCGATGAGCTGGCGGTGCGCGTGCTGCTGACCCCGCTGCTGGCGGCGGCGCTGCTGGCGCCCTACTTCACGCGTTCGCAGCGGGTCAAGCAGACCTTTATTGAGTAA
- the rsxA gene encoding electron transport complex subunit RsxA, with amino-acid sequence MTEYLLLFIGTVLVNNFVLVKFLGLCPFMGVSKKLETAIGMGLATTFVMTLASISAWAINSFILLPLDLVYLRTLSFILVIAVVVQFTEMVVRKTSPSLYRLLGIFLPLITTNCAVLGVALLNINESHNFLQSAVYGFAAAAGFSLVMVLFAAIRERLAVADVPAPFRGSSIALVTAGLMSLAFMGFTGLVKF; translated from the coding sequence ATGACCGAATACCTGCTCCTGTTTATCGGCACCGTGCTGGTGAACAACTTCGTACTGGTGAAATTTTTGGGCCTCTGCCCCTTCATGGGTGTCTCCAAGAAACTGGAGACCGCCATTGGCATGGGCCTGGCCACCACCTTTGTGATGACGCTGGCCTCCATCAGCGCCTGGGCGATCAACAGCTTCATCCTGCTGCCGCTGGATCTGGTCTACCTGCGCACCCTCTCCTTTATTCTGGTGATCGCCGTGGTAGTGCAGTTCACCGAGATGGTGGTGCGCAAGACCAGCCCGTCGCTCTACCGCCTGCTGGGGATCTTCCTGCCGCTGATCACCACCAACTGCGCGGTGCTCGGGGTGGCGTTGCTCAACATCAATGAGTCCCACAACTTCCTCCAGTCCGCGGTCTACGGCTTTGCGGCGGCGGCGGGCTTCTCGCTGGTGATGGTGCTGTTCGCCGCCATCCGTGAGCGTCTGGCGGTGGCCGATGTGCCAGCACCGTTCCGTGGCTCCTCGATTGCGCTGGTGACCGCTGGCCTGATGTCACTGGCTTTCATGGGCTTTACTGGCTTGGTGAAATTCTGA
- the rsxB gene encoding electron transport complex subunit RsxB, which yields MSTLWIAIAALSALALVFGLILGYASRRFKVEEDPVAEQVDALLPQSQCGQCGYPGCRPYAEAVANGEKINKCAPGGEQVMVKIAALLNVEQQPLDGGDTVTHPVRKVAFVDESNCIGCTKCIQACPVDAIVGATRAVHTVVADLCTGCDLCVAPCPTDCIEMRPVKTTTANWKWDLNAIPVRVIAEGQHV from the coding sequence ATGAGCACGTTGTGGATTGCGATTGCCGCGCTGAGCGCGCTGGCGCTGGTGTTCGGCCTGATTCTGGGGTACGCCTCCCGCCGCTTTAAAGTGGAAGAGGATCCGGTGGCCGAGCAGGTCGATGCGCTGCTGCCGCAGAGCCAGTGCGGCCAGTGCGGCTACCCCGGCTGCCGCCCCTATGCCGAGGCGGTTGCCAACGGCGAGAAGATCAACAAGTGCGCGCCCGGCGGCGAGCAGGTGATGGTGAAGATCGCCGCGCTGCTTAACGTCGAGCAGCAGCCGCTGGATGGGGGTGACACTGTCACGCATCCGGTGCGCAAGGTGGCCTTTGTCGATGAGAGCAACTGCATCGGCTGCACCAAGTGCATTCAGGCCTGCCCGGTGGATGCAATTGTCGGTGCCACCCGCGCCGTGCACACTGTGGTGGCCGATCTCTGCACCGGCTGCGACCTGTGCGTCGCCCCCTGCCCGACTGACTGTATTGAGATGAGACCCGTGAAGACCACCACTGCCAACTGGAAATGGGATCTGAATGCCATTCCAGTCCGCGTGATTGCGGAGGGCCAGCATGTTTAA
- the rsxC gene encoding electron transport complex subunit RsxC, whose protein sequence is MFNLLKALNKHKIWDFSGGIHPPEMKTQSSHVPLRLAPLSHEFIIPLQQHLGPEGELLVKAGDRVLKGQPLTAGRNRTLPVHAPSSGTVRVVEPRITAHPSGLKELCVVIDADGNDRWCDLSPVADYRQHDAADLIARIHQAGVAGLGGAGFPTATKLQGGQRGVKTLIVNAAECEPYITADDRLMQEHAPEIITGTRILCHILQPEQVLIGIEDNKPEAIAALKAALKQDDTPGVKIELRVIPTKYPSGGAKQLTRILTGQEVPHGKHSSSIGVLMQNVGTLYAITRAIVHGEPLIERVVTLTGESVGQPGNLWARIGTPVSQLLEYSGFRPHDQQLVIMGGPLMGFTLPNLDVPTVKITNCLLAPSRSEMGEPQAEEACIRCSQCADACPAGLLPQQLYWFSRGQEHEKARNYNLFDCIECGACAYVCPSNIPLVQYYRQEKAEIRELDQEAARATEAKARFEAKQARLEREKQAREDRHKKAAVRLDDSATPADASPAAAAEREARAAERRLLRAAAAAETPVDQISQSEDEQQHDVDPRKAAVAAALARVKAKKAAEGAPVAETPASAPSAEEQRKAAVADALDRVRAKRAAAAEAAAAPEAVESEPSGEDKRKAAVAAAVARAKAKRAAQAADAPADAEAEAPAAELSAEDKRKAAVAAAVARAKAKRAAQAADALADAEAEAPAAELSAEEKRKAAVAAAVARAKAKRAAQAADAPADAEAEAPAAELSAEDKRKAAVAAAVARAKAKRAAQATDAPADTEAEAPAAELSAEEKRKAAVAAAVARAKAKRAAQATDAPADAEAEAPAETAEPAVELSAEEKRKAAVAAAVARAKAKRAAQAADSANDDAPEPLRKAVGDEKHSMEKQESDPRKEAVAAAIARIKARKAAQETMSNEE, encoded by the coding sequence ATGTTTAACCTGCTGAAGGCCCTCAATAAACACAAGATCTGGGACTTCTCCGGCGGCATCCACCCGCCAGAGATGAAGACCCAGTCGAGCCATGTGCCGCTGCGGCTGGCACCGCTAAGCCATGAGTTCATTATTCCGCTGCAACAGCACCTTGGCCCCGAGGGCGAGCTGCTGGTTAAGGCCGGTGACCGGGTGCTCAAAGGGCAGCCGCTGACCGCAGGCCGCAACCGCACCCTGCCGGTGCACGCCCCCTCCTCTGGCACCGTGCGGGTGGTGGAGCCGCGCATCACCGCCCACCCCTCCGGCCTGAAGGAGCTGTGCGTGGTGATTGACGCTGACGGCAACGACCGGTGGTGTGACCTGTCACCGGTGGCCGACTACCGCCAGCATGACGCCGCCGACCTGATCGCGCGCATCCATCAGGCGGGCGTGGCGGGCCTTGGCGGTGCGGGCTTCCCGACCGCCACCAAATTGCAGGGCGGCCAGCGCGGCGTGAAGACGCTGATCGTCAACGCCGCCGAGTGCGAGCCGTACATCACCGCCGATGACCGCCTGATGCAGGAGCACGCGCCGGAGATCATCACCGGCACGCGCATCCTCTGCCACATTCTGCAACCGGAGCAGGTGCTGATTGGCATTGAGGACAACAAACCCGAGGCGATCGCCGCGTTGAAAGCGGCGCTGAAGCAGGATGACACGCCGGGCGTGAAGATTGAGCTGCGCGTCATCCCCACCAAATACCCCTCCGGCGGTGCCAAGCAGTTGACGCGCATCCTGACCGGGCAGGAGGTGCCGCACGGCAAGCACTCCTCCTCCATCGGGGTGCTGATGCAGAACGTCGGCACGCTCTACGCCATCACCCGCGCCATTGTGCATGGCGAGCCGCTGATTGAGCGCGTGGTGACGCTGACCGGCGAGTCCGTCGGCCAGCCGGGGAACCTGTGGGCGCGCATCGGCACGCCGGTCTCCCAGCTGCTCGAGTACAGCGGCTTCCGTCCGCATGACCAGCAACTGGTGATCATGGGCGGCCCGCTGATGGGCTTCACCCTGCCGAACCTCGACGTGCCGACCGTCAAGATCACCAACTGCCTGCTTGCGCCATCGCGCAGCGAGATGGGCGAGCCGCAGGCGGAAGAGGCGTGCATTCGCTGTAGCCAGTGCGCGGACGCCTGCCCGGCTGGCCTGCTGCCGCAACAGCTCTACTGGTTCAGCCGCGGCCAGGAGCATGAGAAGGCACGCAACTACAACCTGTTTGACTGCATTGAGTGCGGTGCCTGCGCCTACGTCTGCCCAAGCAACATTCCGCTGGTGCAGTACTACCGTCAGGAGAAGGCCGAGATCCGCGAGCTGGATCAAGAGGCGGCGCGCGCCACCGAGGCCAAGGCACGCTTTGAGGCCAAGCAGGCGCGGCTGGAGCGTGAGAAGCAGGCGCGTGAGGATCGCCATAAGAAGGCGGCCGTCCGGCTGGATGATAGCGCGACACCGGCTGACGCCAGCCCGGCGGCCGCCGCGGAGCGTGAGGCGCGCGCGGCCGAGCGCCGTCTGTTGCGCGCCGCCGCCGCGGCAGAGACGCCGGTTGACCAGATCTCCCAGTCTGAGGATGAGCAGCAGCACGACGTCGATCCGCGCAAGGCGGCGGTCGCCGCCGCCCTTGCCCGCGTCAAGGCCAAGAAAGCGGCCGAGGGCGCGCCAGTGGCCGAGACCCCGGCCAGCGCCCCCTCGGCCGAAGAGCAGCGCAAAGCCGCCGTGGCTGACGCCCTGGATCGGGTGCGCGCCAAACGCGCCGCTGCCGCCGAGGCCGCCGCTGCCCCTGAGGCCGTAGAGTCAGAACCATCAGGCGAAGATAAACGCAAAGCCGCCGTGGCCGCCGCTGTTGCCCGCGCCAAGGCCAAGCGCGCCGCGCAGGCCGCTGACGCCCCGGCAGACGCAGAGGCAGAAGCCCCGGCCGCCGAACTCTCCGCCGAAGATAAACGCAAGGCCGCCGTGGCCGCCGCTGTCGCCCGCGCCAAGGCCAAGCGTGCCGCGCAGGCCGCTGATGCCCTAGCGGACGCAGAGGCTGAAGCCCCGGCCGCTGAACTCTCCGCCGAGGAGAAACGTAAAGCCGCCGTGGCCGCTGCCGTTGCCCGCGCCAAGGCCAAGCGTGCCGCGCAGGCCGCTGATGCCCCGGCAGACGCAGAGGCTGAAGCCCCGGCCGCTGAACTCTCCGCCGAAGATAAACGCAAAGCCGCCGTGGCCGCTGCCGTTGCCCGCGCCAAGGCCAAACGTGCCGCGCAGGCCACTGACGCCCCGGCAGACACAGAGGCAGAAGCCCCGGCCGCCGAACTTTCGGCCGAGGAGAAACGCAAAGCCGCCGTGGCCGCCGCCGTTGCCCGCGCCAAAGCCAAGCGTGCCGCGCAGGCCACTGATGCCCCGGCAGACGCAGAGGCAGAAGCCCCGGCAGAAACCGCGGAACCAGCCGTCGAACTCTCTGCCGAGGAGAAACGCAAAGCCGCCGTGGCCGCCGCCGTTGCCCGCGCCAAGGCCAAACGTGCCGCGCAGGCGGCGGATTCGGCCAATGACGATGCCCCGGAGCCGCTGCGTAAAGCCGTCGGCGACGAAAAGCACAGCATGGAAAAACAAGAAAGCGACCCGCGCAAGGAGGCAGTCGCTGCGGCGATTGCCCGGATCAAGGCGCGCAAGGCCGCACAAGAAACGATGTCGAACGAGGAATAA
- the rsxD gene encoding electron transport complex subunit RsxD, which yields MAFRIASSPFTHNRQRTSSIMLWVMLACIPGMAAQWVFFGPGNLVQVALAMVTALLAEGAIVALRHQSVKAKLGDNSALLTALLLGISLPPLAPWWMVVLGTFFAIVIAKGLYGGLGQNPFNPAMVGYVVLLISFPVQMTTWLPPESLQLHTPGWHDTLLSIFSGHNSDGLTPYQLQMNVDGVTQATPLDGFKTGLRAGHSHTQLLAQPIYSGFLAGLGWQWINLGFLAGGLLLLGRRLIHWHIPVSFLLMLAFCSGLAWLVNPAANASPLIHLFSGATMLGAFFIATDPVTASTTPRGRLIFGALIGLLVWLIRVYGGYPDGVAFAVLLANITVPLIDHYTQPRVYGHR from the coding sequence ATGGCTTTCAGAATCGCAAGTTCACCCTTTACCCATAACCGGCAACGCACCAGCAGCATCATGCTGTGGGTGATGCTGGCCTGCATCCCTGGCATGGCAGCGCAGTGGGTCTTCTTCGGCCCCGGCAACCTGGTGCAGGTGGCGCTGGCGATGGTCACCGCCCTGCTGGCGGAGGGGGCCATCGTGGCGCTGCGCCACCAGTCGGTGAAAGCCAAACTGGGCGACAACTCCGCCCTGCTGACCGCCCTGCTGCTCGGCATCAGCCTGCCGCCGCTCGCCCCTTGGTGGATGGTGGTGCTCGGCACCTTCTTCGCCATCGTCATCGCCAAAGGGCTGTATGGCGGGCTGGGGCAGAACCCGTTCAACCCGGCGATGGTCGGCTACGTAGTGCTGCTGATCTCCTTTCCGGTGCAGATGACCACCTGGCTGCCGCCGGAGTCGCTGCAACTCCATACGCCGGGCTGGCATGACACCCTGCTCAGCATCTTCAGCGGCCACAACAGCGACGGCCTGACGCCCTACCAGCTCCAGATGAATGTCGATGGCGTGACCCAAGCGACGCCGCTGGATGGCTTCAAGACCGGCCTGCGCGCGGGCCACAGCCATACGCAACTGCTGGCGCAGCCGATCTACAGCGGCTTTCTGGCGGGCCTCGGCTGGCAGTGGATCAACCTTGGCTTCCTGGCGGGCGGCCTGCTGCTGCTCGGCCGCCGCCTGATTCACTGGCATATCCCGGTCAGCTTCCTGCTGATGCTGGCGTTTTGCAGTGGGCTGGCGTGGCTGGTCAACCCGGCGGCCAACGCCTCGCCGCTGATCCACCTCTTCTCCGGCGCGACCATGCTCGGCGCGTTCTTTATCGCCACCGACCCGGTCACCGCCTCCACCACGCCGCGCGGCCGCCTGATCTTCGGCGCACTGATTGGCCTGCTGGTGTGGCTGATCCGCGTCTATGGCGGCTACCCGGACGGCGTCGCTTTCGCCGTGCTGCTGGCCAACATTACCGTGCCGCTGATTGACCACTACACCCAACCCAGAGTCTACGGGCATCGCTAA
- the rsxG gene encoding electron transport complex subunit RsxG, with amino-acid sequence MFDTMRRHGTTLALFAALTTGLTAVVYHLTRPTINDQAAQQQKALFDQVIPTDIYDNHMQRECYLITDPALGNVGPHRLYLARKDGEPVAAAIETTAPDGYSGAIQILVAADFHGKVYGTRVLEHHETPGLGDKIEVRISDWIKHFAQQSIDGPNDRRWAVKKDGGMFDQFTGATITPRAVVNAVRRTTLLMESLPPKLATLPPCGASDE; translated from the coding sequence ATGTTTGATACCATGCGACGCCACGGCACTACCCTGGCGCTGTTCGCGGCGTTGACCACCGGCCTGACGGCGGTGGTCTACCACCTGACCCGGCCAACCATCAACGATCAGGCCGCCCAGCAGCAGAAAGCGCTGTTTGATCAGGTGATCCCAACGGACATCTATGACAACCACATGCAGCGCGAGTGCTACCTGATTACCGATCCGGCGCTCGGCAACGTCGGCCCGCACCGCCTCTATCTGGCGCGCAAGGACGGCGAGCCGGTGGCGGCGGCGATTGAGACCACCGCGCCGGATGGCTACTCCGGTGCCATCCAGATCCTGGTGGCCGCCGATTTCCACGGCAAGGTCTACGGCACCCGCGTGCTGGAGCACCATGAGACGCCGGGTCTGGGTGATAAAATTGAGGTGCGGATCTCTGATTGGATCAAGCACTTCGCCCAACAGAGCATTGATGGGCCAAATGACCGCCGCTGGGCGGTGAAGAAAGATGGCGGCATGTTTGACCAGTTCACCGGTGCCACCATCACCCCGCGCGCGGTGGTGAATGCGGTGCGCCGCACCACGCTCTTGATGGAGAGCCTGCCGCCGAAACTTGCCACTTTACCCCCTTGTGGAGCCTCTGATGAGTGA
- a CDS encoding electron transport complex subunit E, which produces MSEAKRVIVDGLWKNNSALVQLLGMCPLLAVTSTATNALGLGLATTLVLLCTNTSISLMQRWIPHEIRIPIYVMIIASVVSCVQMLINAYAYGLYQSLGIFIPLIVTNCIVIGRPEAYAAKAPVRYAALDGLMTGLGGTAAMFVLGSMREILGNGTLFDGADLLLGSWAKVLRVEVAHLDTPFLLAMLPPGAFIGLAMLLAIKYLIDQKMKARAAAAKAIPVTTLPGEAGNA; this is translated from the coding sequence ATGAGTGAAGCCAAACGCGTAATCGTTGACGGGTTGTGGAAGAACAACTCGGCACTGGTGCAGCTGCTGGGCATGTGCCCGCTGCTGGCCGTCACCTCGACCGCCACCAACGCCCTCGGGCTGGGGCTGGCGACCACGCTGGTGCTGCTCTGCACCAACACCTCCATTTCGCTGATGCAGCGCTGGATCCCCCATGAGATCCGCATCCCGATCTACGTGATGATCATCGCCTCGGTGGTGAGTTGCGTGCAGATGCTGATCAACGCCTATGCCTACGGCCTCTACCAGTCGCTGGGCATCTTTATCCCGCTGATCGTCACCAACTGCATCGTGATTGGCCGGCCGGAAGCCTACGCCGCCAAGGCACCGGTGCGCTACGCGGCGCTGGATGGCCTGATGACCGGCCTCGGCGGCACCGCGGCGATGTTCGTGCTGGGATCCATGCGTGAGATCCTGGGCAACGGCACGCTGTTTGATGGCGCTGACCTGCTGCTCGGCAGTTGGGCCAAGGTGCTGCGGGTGGAGGTGGCGCACCTCGACACGCCGTTCCTGCTGGCGATGCTGCCGCCGGGGGCCTTTATCGGTCTGGCGATGCTGCTGGCGATCAAATACCTGATTGACCAGAAGATGAAGGCGCGGGCCGCGGCGGCGAAGGCCATCCCGGTTACCACCCTGCCGGGTGAGGCGGGGAACGCATGA
- the nth gene encoding endonuclease III: MNREKRVAILTRLRDNNPHPTTELVYSTPFELLIAVLLSAQATDVSVNKATARLYPVANTPQAILELGVDGVKEYIKTIGLYNSKAENVIKTCRLLLERHGGEVPEDRAALEALPGVGRKTANVVLNTAFGWPTIAVDTHIFRVSNRTNLAPGKNVDQVEEKLLKVVPAEFKVDCHHWLILHGRYTCIARKPRCGSCLIEDLCEYREKVYE, encoded by the coding sequence ATGAACCGGGAGAAGCGCGTCGCCATCCTGACCCGGTTGCGCGACAACAACCCGCACCCCACCACCGAGCTGGTCTACAGCACGCCGTTTGAACTGCTGATCGCGGTGCTGCTGTCGGCGCAGGCCACCGACGTCAGCGTCAACAAAGCCACTGCCCGGCTCTACCCGGTGGCAAACACGCCACAGGCGATACTGGAATTGGGCGTGGACGGGGTAAAGGAGTACATCAAGACCATTGGCCTCTACAACAGCAAGGCGGAGAACGTCATCAAGACCTGCCGGCTGCTGCTGGAGCGCCACGGCGGCGAGGTGCCGGAAGATCGCGCAGCGCTGGAGGCGCTGCCGGGCGTCGGGCGCAAGACCGCCAACGTGGTGCTTAACACCGCCTTTGGCTGGCCGACCATCGCCGTCGATACCCACATCTTCCGCGTCTCCAACCGCACCAATCTGGCACCGGGCAAGAACGTCGATCAGGTGGAGGAGAAGCTGTTGAAGGTGGTGCCAGCGGAGTTCAAGGTCGATTGCCACCACTGGCTGATCCTGCATGGGCGTTACACCTGCATCGCCCGCAAGCCGCGCTGCGGCTCCTGCCTGATTGAGGATCTGTGCGAGTATCGCGAGAAGGTCTACGAATAG
- a CDS encoding DUF2501 domain-containing protein, whose translation MIFSVRRLMALALAGTLVSGAAQADLMGALKSANDALNGNNANGTTTSTTTNTGGTSLTTLMGLLNGGDSALKADSASNAAGVLEYCVKNNVLSTSKASSVKDQLLSKLGIQSAAGAENEEYQQGLGGLLQTGQGTSLNLASLGAGTQQLRDKLKTKACDVVLKQSAKLL comes from the coding sequence ATGATCTTTTCCGTACGCCGCCTGATGGCATTGGCGCTGGCTGGCACGCTGGTCAGTGGGGCGGCGCAAGCCGATTTGATGGGCGCGCTGAAGAGCGCCAATGACGCGCTGAATGGCAACAACGCCAACGGCACCACCACCAGCACCACAACCAACACCGGCGGCACCTCGCTGACCACCCTGATGGGGCTGCTCAACGGCGGCGACAGCGCGTTGAAGGCCGACAGCGCCAGCAACGCGGCGGGCGTGCTGGAGTACTGCGTGAAGAACAATGTGCTCTCCACCAGCAAGGCCAGCAGCGTCAAGGATCAGTTGCTGAGCAAGCTCGGCATCCAGAGCGCCGCTGGCGCGGAGAACGAGGAGTACCAGCAGGGGCTGGGCGGCCTGTTGCAGACCGGGCAGGGCACCAGCCTTAACCTCGCCAGCCTCGGGGCGGGCACCCAGCAACTGCGTGACAAGCTGAAAACCAAGGCCTGTGACGTAGTGCTGAAACAGTCAGCGAAACTGCTGTAA
- a CDS encoding RES family NAD+ phosphorylase encodes MIFYRLVKAAFADEAWSGSGAKRFGGRWNHKGQAAVYVSSSIALAALEILVHAPRQSLLERYALFSIELPDSEVNYLESRYLPDDWTHDPAPLSTMDLGSGWLEANSGAALMVPSCVIPHENNALLNPHHPAFRAALESVVAYDFNFDRRLAL; translated from the coding sequence ATGATCTTCTACCGGTTGGTCAAGGCCGCGTTTGCCGATGAGGCGTGGAGCGGCAGCGGCGCCAAGCGCTTTGGCGGCCGCTGGAACCACAAGGGGCAGGCGGCGGTGTACGTCTCCAGCTCCATCGCGCTTGCCGCGCTGGAGATTCTGGTGCATGCCCCGCGCCAGAGCCTGCTGGAGCGCTACGCGCTGTTCAGCATTGAACTGCCGGACAGTGAGGTGAACTACCTGGAGTCGCGCTACCTGCCCGATGACTGGACGCACGACCCGGCACCGCTCTCGACAATGGATCTCGGCAGCGGCTGGCTGGAGGCCAACAGCGGCGCGGCGCTGATGGTGCCCTCCTGCGTCATTCCCCATGAAAACAACGCCTTGCTCAACCCCCACCACCCGGCATTCCGCGCCGCGCTGGAGAGCGTGGTGGCCTATGACTTCAATTTTGACCGCCGTCTGGCGCTCTGA